A single genomic interval of Arachis duranensis cultivar V14167 chromosome 7, aradu.V14167.gnm2.J7QH, whole genome shotgun sequence harbors:
- the LOC107458958 gene encoding uncharacterized protein LOC107458958: MESNNIPIMAKKVWNMVRVVFFMLRRGISKGKLVMDLNMFLKRRRKLAGKAIYNLMFHHHHHSNNPNLQFSAPREYEFSCSNTPNNHYFFPIGKRHRNHNHHFFACTHAPPTLDDDVVTANALKAVLEILNNNNNNNNNDQVMMAMVEASPALPGFGRSPMVRQLRVTDSPFPLYNDDKDDHQVDKAAEEFIKRFYKELRKQD; this comes from the coding sequence ATGGAAAGCAATAATATACCAATAATGGCAAAGAAAGTGTGGAACATGGTACGTGTAGTATTTTTCATGCTTAGAAGAGGCATATCAAAGGGAAAGCTCGTGATGGATCTCAACATGTTCCTCAAGCGCCGCCGCAAGCTCGCCGGAAAAGCCATCTACAACCTCATGttccatcaccaccaccactcAAACAACCCTAATCTACAGTTCTCCGCCCCAAGGGAGTACGAGTTCAGCTGCAGCAACACTCCCAACAACCACTACTTCTTCCCAATCGGCAAGCGCCACCGCAATCACAACCACCACTTCTTCGCATGCACTCACGCGCCACCCACTCTGGACGACGACGTGGTCACCGCGAACGCGCTCAAGGCGGTGTTGGAGAtcttaaacaacaacaacaataataataataatgatcagGTGATGATGGCTATGGTGGAGGCTTCGCCGGCGCTTCCAGGGTTCGGGCGGAGTCCAATGGTGAGGCAGCTGAGAGTGACGGACTCGCCGTTCCCGCTTTATAACGACGACAAAGATGACCACCAGGTTGATAAGGCGGCGGAAGAGTTCATCAAGAGGTTCTACAAGGAGTTAAGGAAGCAAGATTaa
- the LOC107458944 gene encoding uncharacterized protein LOC107458944, with protein MAPCGESFSNPNLCRNNIAKPPKQSLCNNNHIQRTFSDISFELAKEEINDLKTLTPISEVEDAKCECCGMSEECTPEYIGRVRAKFSGKFVCGLCSEAVKEELEKNGGKKEEALNSHINACVRFNKYGRAFPVLFQAEAMKAMLKKNKMEGRRAKSFNPRDTNNGPKIGSIA; from the coding sequence ATGGCTCCCTGTGGAGAGAGTTTCTCAAACCCTAATTTGTGTAGGAACAACATTGCGAAGCCACCGAAGCAGTCACTATGTAATAATAATCATATTCAACGGACCTTCTCAGACATCTCGTTCGAGCTGGCGAAAGAAGAGATCAATGATTTGAAGACACTTACACCAATAAGTGAGGTAGAGGATGCAAAGTGCGAGTGTTGTGGCATGTCCGAAGAGTGCACGCCGGAGTACATAGGCCGCGTTCGCGCCAAATTCTCCGGCAAGTTTGTGTGCGGGTTGTGTTCGGAGGCGGTGAAGGAAGAGTTGGAGAAGAACGGAGGGAAGAAGGAGGAAGCACTGAACTCACACATCAATGCTTGTGTTAGGTTCAACAAGTATGGTAGGGCTTTCCCTGTTTTGTTCCAAGCTGAAGCCATGAAAGCCAtgctgaagaagaacaaaatggAAGGGAGAAGGGCTAAGTCCTTTAACCCTAGGGACACCAACAATGGACCAAAGATAGGATCCATTGCA